CAGGCAGCCTGGAAACTGACGGCAAAGCTCCTGTATGATTTACTTAAAAATGACCCGCATGCACCGGCATTTATCAATACGCCTAAGAACCAGCTCAGAGAGTATCAACTGTTACAGTGGACCGACAATGTCAACTGGATCGGTATTTCGCCAAGCATGAACTTTGAACACGGCCCGGCAACTGAATACGTTCGCGGCGACAACACACTACTAAAAGACGACAACGGTAAATCCGTGCTCAACAGCGGCACATTAGCGGTTGCCTTGCTGGATGAGCTGGAAAAACCAACCATTAAGCAAACCCGCTTCACCGCCCGTAACGCCTAGTTCTTTTTTAAATCATCGAAAAGGATGTGAAATTATTTGGCACAAGTCACTTTAACCATTCATTATGTCGATGAAAACGGCAAAACATTAGGCCCAGACAATCACTTGATGAATACGCCAGAACATCATTTTCGACTCACTGCTCCGACCTTAATCGGTTATGACTTTGAAAAAGCCGTTCTCCCCGACGGCCAGCATGTCGGTGATCCAACTGTCACCGGTACCATGACGGGTGATGACCCGCAGCTAACCTTTATTTACACAACGGCGTCATCACTGGTTCATCACCCAGTTCCGGCAACATTGGTTATTCAGTACTTTGATAATCACAAACGGCCATTGCGTGACGCCCAGGTGCTGCATACCAAAACCGGTCACCAATATGAACTGACGGCACCGGACTTTCCTAATTTTCGCTATCACCACGCTATGTTACCCGGCGGCATGATTATGTCCGACAAAACCGTCTCTGGTCGCCTTATCCAGCCACATAATGAACTGACATTTATGTATGAACCTAAGTAAATTGTTGTTTCAATCAAAAACAGCTTCCGTTATGGCTTCATTGCCATGCGGGAGCTGTTTTGTTTTTACTGACCGGTCAATAAATTCTGTAACATACTAGTGTTACCTTGTTGTTGCAACAATTTGACATCCTGATACGCTCGATAGTAGTCACCTGAAGCGATTGCTTGGCGAACCGGAGTGATCGATTTCTCTTGGAACAACAATGCTGCAGCTAGCTTAGCTTGCGCCTGATTGGCACCAGTTGCCTTTTGCAGTAGAACCGCTGCCTGATCCTGATCTTGCGCGGCTTTCATGATCGTGCTCATTTTAGTCTCTTTCAATGTATCAGCTGCGCGTTGGAGTGCCGCATCAGTCGTTGCATTGCCCGTCTTCTGCGCAGTAATTTCCGACACCAAGCGAGATTTAACTGCGGCATCTGCTGGCGTATCATTGCCCGTCACATTGCGAATCGTATTATTGATTTGCGGAAAAAAGAAAACGCAAGCGACGATCAACAAAACCAAGACGCCTGCAACAATTGCAAAAATTTTAAGTCCCCGATGACGAGGCTTTTTCTGCTGGCGAAGTTGAATCCGATTATTCATCACGATACCTCTTTCATTTTCACTGACAAAACTCTGTATCAACATTATGCGGATATTGCCAAGCTTGGTCAAGTTTGACCATTACGTCATTGGCAATGACACGTGTCCGCTAAGTTACTACGTTTTTAAGCATCTTTTCGTGTATTCAAATGACAGATCAATTTCAATACGCGGTGACACTGTGTCACTCCTTATTTCATCATGTCATTAATGATCACTTACATCAATCTTTTGTAGAAAAAACACCCGTCAACGACGAGTGTTTCATGAGCTCCGGTTGTCAGGCTCGAACTGACGACAACCTGATTAACAGTCAGGTGCTCTACCAACTGAGCTAAACCGGAATAAACAGCGTGGCAGCTTCCTACCCTCGCAGGCAGTTTCCCACCAACTACTCTCGGCGTGAAGAAGCTTAACTTCTGTGTTCGGCATGGGAACAGGTGTATCCTTCTTGCTATCGCCACCACACTTATGAGAACTTTGCGCTCTCAAAACTGGCTATCATTGTTGTTTTTGTGTTGTCGGGAACCAGTGTATTTCATCGAAACGCGTTCGCAGTCGCAATCGCTCCTGCTCACGCTCTACTTGGTTAAGTCCTCGACCGATTAGTACTGGTCCGCTCCATGCATCGCTGCACTTCCACTTCCAGCCTATCTACCTGATCATCTTTCAGGGGTCTTACTTCCATATAGGAATGGGAAATCTCATCTCGAGGGGGGCTTCACACTTAGATGCTTTCAGCGTTTATCCCTTCCGTTCATAGCTACCCAGCGATGCGCCTGGCGGCACAACTGGTACACCAGCGGAACGTCCATCCCGGTCCTCTCGTACTAAGGACAGCTCCTCTCAAATTTCCTGCGCCCGCGACGGATAGGGACCGAACTGTCTCACGACGTTCTGAACCCAGCTCGCGTACCGCTTTAATGGGCGAACAGCCCAACCCTTGGGACCGACTACAGCCCCAGGATGCGATGAGCCGACATCGAGGTGCCAAACCTCCCCGTCGATGTGGACTCTTGGGGGAGATAAGCCTGTTATCCCCAGGGTAGCTTTTATCCGTTGAGCGATGGCCCTTCCATACGGAACCACCGGATCACTAAGCCCGACTTTCGTCCCTGCTCGACTTGTCAGTCTCGCAGTCAAGCTCCCTTCTACCTTTACACTCTGCGAATGATTTCCAACCATTCTGAGGGAACCTTTGGGCGCCTCCGTTACATTTTAGGAGGCGACCGCCCCAGTCAAACTGCCTACCTGACACTGTCTCCCGCCACGATCAGTGGCGCGGGTTAGAGTGTTCATACAGCTAGGGTAGTATCCCACCAACGCCTCCATCGAAACTAGCGTTCCGATCTCTACGGCTCCTACCTATCCTGTACAAGCGGTACCAACACTCAATATCAAGCTACAGTAAAGCTCCATGGGGTCTTTCCGTCCTGTCGCGGGTAACCCGCATCTTCACGGGTACTATAATTTCACCGAGTCTCTCGTTGAGACAGTGCCCAAATCATTACGCCTTTCGTGCGGGTCGGAACTTACCCGACAAGGAATTTCGCTACCTTAGGACCGTTATAGTTACGGCCGCCGTTTACTGGGGCTTCAATTCTGGGCTTCGCTTGCGCTAACTCATCCTCTTAACCTTCCAGCACCGGGCAGGCGTCAGCCCCTATACATCATCTTTCGATTTAGCAGAGACCTGTGTTTTTGATAAACAGTTGTTTGGGCCTATTCACTGCGGCTGACCTTGCGGTCAGCACCCCTTCTTCCGAAGTTACGGGGTCATTTTGCCGAGTTCCTTAACGAGAGTTCGCTCGCTCACCTGAGGATACTCTCCTCGACTACCTGTGTCGGTTTGCGGTACGGGTAGTTTATTTCTCACTAGAAGCTTTTCTTGGCAGTGTGACATCAGGAACTTCGCTACTTTAATTTCGCTCCCCATCACCGCTTGTC
Above is a window of Lacticaseibacillus casei DSM 20011 = JCM 1134 = ATCC 393 DNA encoding:
- a CDS encoding MucBP domain-containing protein, with amino-acid sequence MAQVTLTIHYVDENGKTLGPDNHLMNTPEHHFRLTAPTLIGYDFEKAVLPDGQHVGDPTVTGTMTGDDPQLTFIYTTASSLVHHPVPATLVIQYFDNHKRPLRDAQVLHTKTGHQYELTAPDFPNFRYHHAMLPGGMIMSDKTVSGRLIQPHNELTFMYEPK